A single genomic interval of Syngnathoides biaculeatus isolate LvHL_M chromosome 1, ASM1980259v1, whole genome shotgun sequence harbors:
- the LOC133505530 gene encoding gonadotropin-releasing hormone II receptor-like translates to MPANSSVWLSTPAYPLLKSSVLSPLNATFPDWEAPAFTVAARCRVAATLVLFVFAALSNLSVLISVCWGRGYRLAAHLRPVIASLASADLVMTFVVMPLDAIWNITVQWYAGDIMCKVLCFLKLFAMHSAAFILVVVSLDRYRAILHPLDSLDAGLRNKRMLLVAWTLSLLLASPQLFIFRAIKADGADFTQCVTHGSFQHRWQETAYNMFQFVTLYVFPLLVMTFCYTSILTKITGQMHKSKDGDGCMRRSGKDKIPKARMKTLKMTIVIVSSFVICWTPYYILGIWYWFQPAMIKHTPEYMHHILFVFGNLNTCCDPIIYGFYTTSFRADLADVMACCRHRRTNNDSPRSVDRLSARSPGAAGEMESDLSSNPHSGNPGYVES, encoded by the exons ATGCCAGCAAACAGTTCAGTGTGGCTTTCAACACCTGCATATCCTCTTCTCAAGAGTTCTGTCCTCTCTCCGTTGAATGCCACCTTTCCAGACTGGGAAGCACCAGCCTTCACTGTAGCCGCCCGCTGTCGCGTAGCTGCCACTCTGGTGCTCTTTGTCTTTGCTGCCCTCAGCAACCTGTCAGTCTTGATCAGTGTGTGCTGGGGTCGGGGTTATCGCCTCGCGGCACACCTGCGGCCGGTCATCGCCAGCTTGGCGTCGGCTGATTTGGTGATGACGTTCGTGGTGATGCCACTGGATGCCATTTGGAATATTACCGTGCAGTGGTATGCTGGGGACATCATGTGCAAGGTGTTGTGTTTCCTGAAACTCTTTGCCATGCATTCGGCAGCGTTCATACTGGTTGTGGTGAGCCTGGACCGATATCGTGCCATTCTCCATCCGCTGGATTCCCTGGATGCCGGGCTGAGGAACAAACGCATGTTGCTGGTAGCCTGGACACTGAGCTTATTGCTGGCCTCTCCACAG CTGTTCATCTTTCGGGCCATTAAGGCAGATGGAGCCGACTTCACTCAGTGTGTCACCCACGGCAGTTTCCAGCACCGCTGGCAGGAGACGGCATACAACATGTTTCAATTTGTGACGCTGTATGTCTTCCCTCTGCTTGTCATGACCTTCTGCTACACAAGCATCCTCACCAAGATCACTGGGCAGATGCACAAGAGCAAAG ATGGTGATGGATGCATGCGCCGAAGTGGAAAAGACAAGATTCCCAAAGCACGGATGAAGACCCTCAAGATGACCATAGTGATTGTCAGTTCCTTCGTCATCTGTTGGACCCCCTACTACATTCTGGGGATCTGGTACTGGTTTCAACCAGCCATGATCAAGCACACTCCAGAGTACATGCAccacattttgtttgtcttcgGCAACCTCAATACATGCTGCGACCCTATCATCTACGGCTTCTACACGACCTCCTTCCGGGCCGACCTAGCTGATGTGATGGCGTGCTGCCGCCACAGACGCACCAACAACGACTCGCCGCGCTCTGTCGATCGCCTTTCAGCGAGGAGCCCTGGAGCTGCTGGGGAGATGGAGTCTGACCTGAGCTCCAACCCACACAGTGGTAACCCAGGATATGTAGAGTCTTAA